From Paenibacillus graminis:
GATTTTGCCGCGCTCATGTTTGGCGAAAAGGAAACTGTGTATGAACAATAAACCTCTGTTCAATCAGATTCAACTCGATTTGGAAGAGGAGCTCCCCCTTTCCTGTGAATCTGCTGAATCAGAGGAAGCTCTCCGCAAAGACATTGCGGTCATTGGGCTGGCAGGGAAGATGCCTGATGCTCACAACGCCAGGGAGTACTGGACTAATATTGTGCTTGGCAAGGATTCGATCCGCCAAATCCCCCTGTCCCGAAAACAGGACTATGAAGCGGTCATGTCCGCCCTGCTGAAAAAGGATTGTCAGAAGGACCCGGCGGAGTATGCGGAAAGCGGGTATTTGGACCGGGTTGACGGGTTTGATTGCGAATACTTTTCCATTTCACCCAAGGAGGCCAAGCTGATGGACCCCAATCAGCGCCTCTTTTTGCAATGCTGTATAGAGGCAATGGAAGACGCGGGGTATGGGAAAGGGAGATTGGGTGGAACCTCAACCGGTGTTTTTGTAGGGTATAGCAGCGATTTCGGGGGGGAATACAAGCATTTGCTCAGCGGGGACAGTGCAGAGCTGGCTGATCTGGCGATGACGGGCAACATCAAATCGATTATCCCGGCCCGGTTGGCTTATTGGCTGGATGTACACGGACCCAGCTTGTTGGTCGATACGGCATGCTCCTCTTCGCTTGTCGCCGTTCATCTCGCCTGCCAGTCCATTCGCCGCGGAGAGTGCGGGATGGCATTTGCCGGGGGAGTAAAGGTGCAGTTGCAGCCCTTTGACAAATCGAGCACCGGTATTGGCATCGTCTCCTCCGGGTTCAGAACGAGAACCTTTGATCGGGATGCCGATGGAACCGGCCTTGGGGAAGGCGCGGGAGCCGTTCTATTGAAGGATGCCAAGCAGGCGATACAGGATGGAGACCATATTTATGCCCTTATCAAAGGGAGTGCAGTCAATCAGGATGGACAATCGATCGGCATTACCGCACCTAACTCCAAAGCACAGGAAGAGCTGATTATCCGGGCATGGAAGGATGCGGATGTTCATCCGGAGACCATTTCTCTGATTGAGGCCCATGGGACGGCAACCCGCTTGGGCGACCCTGTTGAGATTGACGGAATTACCAGGGCTTTTGACAGATACACGAGAAAAAAACAGTTTTGCGCGATTGGCTCCATCAAAACGAATATCGGACATTTGGACCATGCAGCAGGGATTGCCGGCTTGCTGAAATGTATTCTGGCATTGAAGCATGAGACCTTGCCGCCGATGATCCATTTCCAATCCCCGAACCCGGCGGTCCATTTCCATGATTCCCCGGTCTACGTGAATGATACGGTGCGCTCCTGGGAGAGCGGCGAGCATCCTAGAAGATGCGGGATCAATTCCTTCGGATTAAGTGGAACCAACTGCCATATGATTCTGGAGCAGTACCAAGAGCCAGCGGCCGCTGAGCGTGCAGGGAGGCGCAGCGCAGACCGCTGGAACATGATGACGTTATCGGCCAAGAACAGTGATGTGCTGCGCAGGCTCGTCTCTGAGTATCACCAATTCATCAATCAGTCAGAGACAATTGATCTGGACAACTTGTGCTATACGGCGAATACCGGCCGGGACCATCATGTGCATAAGGCGGCAATTGTGTTCAGAGATCGGATGGATCTGCTTGAGAAGCTCCAATCGCTTAAGCAGGCGGGAATAGAGAAGAGCACCATGGAACATGTCTATATGCAGCAGGGGCTTGAACAGGCTTCCAACATCCCGGTATCCCGTCCTGATGTACAGGAGATAGTCCAGGAAATAAGGGCTGCGGTTGATCAGCAGCGTGCATCCCTTTTTCAACAATTGGCACAGTTGTATGTACAGGGGGAAGTTATTCCTTGGCAAAGCTTGTATGCGGACGGATGCTATCAGTTAATCAGCTTGCCTGCCTATCCGTTTCAGGAAACCCGCTGCTGGATCGAACCTAAGACGTATATGACAAAGATGGGATCGCTTGTCGGTCAATGTCTGGTCCGCAGCAATGGGGTTGAAGTTTATGAAGCCCGCTTCTCCTGCGATACCCACTGGGTTGTGGCTGAACACCAAATTGTGGACCATTATGTGCTGCCCGGAACCGCTTATCTGGAGATCGCGGCTCAAGTCCTGAAGCAAACTGCTCCCGGACAGGGCGGGCTGATGATGGAAAATTTCATGTTCCTGCAGCCGCTGCAGCTGAAGGAGCATGAAAAAAAGAGTGTCCACATAGTGCTGACCAGGCAAAAGTCCGGAGTTGATGTCATGATCACCTCCCAGTCCGGGGAGCAGCCGGATGAATGGGTGATTCACTGTAAAGGTAAAGTGAGCATCCTGCACGGGGAGAAGCCAAAAAGGCGGGTTGCTCTCCCGGATATCCTGAAAGAATCGAAGAGACAATCCGTTGCCGGCTATAAACCTGGAGCAGAGGCTCCGGTCCAGACCGGCCCGCACTGGGAGTGTATGAAGGAGATTTATGTGGAGCCTGACCGCATCATAGCCTATTTTGAACTGCCGGCTCCTTTTGCAGCAGAAGTTCACGCCTATACCCTGCATCCATCCCTGCTGGATTGTGCTGTCAATATTCCCATTAGCCAGATTCGCGATGGGTTATTTTTGCCGTTTACTTATAAGAGGATCAAAATTTTTGACAAGATGCCGGACAGAGTTTACAGCATGCTGCACATGAAAAACAACCAGACCGCAGAGCTTCAGGAAACGGTCTCTTTTGACATCGTGCTGTTCGATGAAGCCGGGGATGTCTTTGCCGAAATGGAAGAGTACTCGTTGAAACGGGTACATATCGAAGCATCCGCTTCCGCACCGGTATTGCCTGGAGGGTTGTTCCATCGGCTGGAGTGGGAGCGTACGCCGCTTCGTGAACGGGAGCAAGCTGAGGGCAGCATGCCGTTTACGCTTGTCTTTGCCGGACAAGATCCGCTTTCCCGTAAGCTTCTGGATGCTCTGCAAGAGAGGAACATGCCCTTTATTTCGGTGATAATGGGTGAATGCTTCAGCAAATTGGATGATTATCATTACAGTATCAGCGGGAGTCAGCAGGATTTTGACCGGTTGTGCGGGGATATCCAGACAAGAGGGGTGCAGCGGATGCTCCACTGCTTCTCCTGGAGCCATGATCCTTTGCGTTCAGGCAGCCATGTAGAGCAGGAAATGAACAAGGGACTATTCAGTCTTTTTTATCTGACCAAAAGCTTGGTTGCCCATAATATCCGGGAGAAGATCGAACTCGTCCTCATGGCTGATCTGGGGGTTCAAGTTACACGGAACGAGCCTTGGCTGAACCCGATGCACAGCGCCTTCTACCATCTCGGCAAGGTGGTCAGCAGCGAATACGCCCACCTGCGCTGCCGCTGCATTGATCTGGACCCGGAAACGGAGGTCACTGCGCTTCTGGCGGAGCTGGACAATCCACCTGACCATTACGTAGCTGCGTATAGACAAGGCGAACGGTACGTGCAAAGGATGAGGGAGCTTCCGCTGTCCAATCCGCTGTCCAAAGACCTGATGTTGTCCGGCTCGGGCTGTTATCTGATTACAGGCGGCACAGGCGGCCTGGGGATTACAACCGCGTCTCATCTTGCAAACAAGAAGCCGGTCAATCTGGTGCTGGTCAGCCGCTCCGGATTTCCGGGTGAAAGTGAATGGGAGGAGATTCTCGAAGAAGGAGAACAGCATGAGGTGATACGGCGGATCAAAATTCTGCAGCAGATCAAAGAAAGCGGCAGTACATATACGTTCTATAGAGCAGATATTTCGAGCAGAACTGAACTGGAACATGTGCTGCAGGATGTAAGAAACAGGTTTGGCGGCATAAATGGCGTAATACACGCCGCCGGAGTAGCCGGAGACCAATTCTTGTTCAATAGGGAAGAACAGCGCTTCCGTGAGGTTGTGCAATCCAAAATCGCAGGCAGCCTCTATCTGGCGGAATTAATTACAGAGCCGCTGGAATTCTTTGTTTGCTACTCTTCCGTGTCCTCACTGGAGGGTACGCCCGGACAAGGGGATTATGTGGCGGCCAACGGTTTTCTGGATAGCTTTGTTTACAGTCTGCCTGCCAATCAAAACGGAATCACGCTCAACTGGGCACCTTGGAAAGAGATTGGCATGGCCTATGATTATGGAATGTCCAGTCAAGAGCTGATCTTCAATCTGCTGCCTACGCATGTGGCGGTGTCCGCCTTTGATGCTGCCTTGGCTTCAGGCGAGAAACAGGTGGTGATCGGAACCATCAACAAGGAAAATGTGGTGAAGAATTTCCGCAGCAGTTTCTTTGTTGAAGGCAATAACCTGCTGATGAATTACGTGGAGCCACAGCTTGTTGTTCAAGCCAGCCCCTCCGCCCAAGCCTCCGCCGGTCTTGCGGAAGGAAGAACCCATGACCGTTCGGCGCAGGCCATTAAGGAGCTAATTCGCCAGTTGTGGGTGACCCTGCTTGAATCAGAATCCATAGGGCCGGACGATTCTTTTACTTCTATTGGCGGTAATTCGATCTTTGCTGTGTACCTGCTGCAGGAACTCGAAAAAGCGTTTCCAGGCATGCTGGGAATCTCGGATATTTTTACGTATCCTACGATTAACAAGATGGCTGAATATGTATATTCCAGAATGGAACAAGATCAGCCTGCTTCATCTGCTGAAGCGAATCCAAGCCAGGAGGAAGAGGATTACAACCTTGACCAGATATTGCATCGCTTAGCCAATGGCGAATTGGATATAGATGAGGTTGAGCGATTGCTGGGAGAAGACGAATGAAGGAAACCAAAAAATACATTTATCAACAGATCAAAGATCAGGAGTTATCCGTCGAAAAGTCCAAGGTTATTCTTAAAGAAATCAAACAGGCTGGCGTGAAAAAGCATAAGGACATCGCGATCATCGGGATGGCCGGGCGCTTTCCGGGCGCTTCTAATTTGGATGAATACTGGAATAATCTGCTCCATGAGGTTGATTGCATCGGCGATTTTCCTGAGAGCAGGCAAAAGGGTGTCGAAGGTTTCATCCAAAAGAATGCACTGGGCCCGCTTCAGAAGATAACGTATGAAAAAGGCGGATATTTGGAGCAGATTGACCAGTTCGATTCCGAATACTTCAAAATTTCCAACAAAGAAGCGGAAATGATGGACCCCATCCAGAGGCTGCTGCTGACCGCCGTTATGGAGAGCGTTGAAGATGCCGGATACGGCGGCCGCCGGATCGTATCCTCCAGAACGGGCGTGTTTATTGGAAGGGACCATACCGTAGGGAACATGTACACCCACTTGCTGGATCAGACGGATGAGCTGGCCTTAACCGGGTCTTATACCGGGATTTTGTCCAGCCGGATCTCCTATTTCCTGGATCTGAGGGGTCCGAGCATCGTCTTGGATTCGGCTTGTTCCTCCGGACTGCTGGCCATACATGATGCCTGCCAGGCGATCAGAAACAACGAATGCGACATGGCGATTGCAGGCGGAGTCTGTCTGGTTTTTTTTCCTGTGAAAAATCCGGCGTTTGGTCTGGTGGAATCCAAGCTGCACTTGCTTAAGCCGTTCGATAAACAGGCGGATGGCACCTTGTGGGGAGAAGGCATCGGATCATTGCTGCTGAAGCCGCTCGATAAAGCGATTGAGGACCGCGATCATATCCATGCGGTTATCAAAGGGAGTGCGGTGAATAACGACGGCAGATCCAACGGACTTACGGCACCCAATGCGCTTGCACAGGAAGATTTATTCACAAAAGCGTGGACCAATGCGGAGATTGCGCCTGAAACCATCGGTTTTTACGAAGCGCATGGGACCGGTACCGTTCTTGGAGACCCGATTGAAGTCCAGTCGCTCAGCAACGCTTTCCGAAAATATACTTCCAAAAAACAGTTCTGCGGCATCGGTTCTGTGAAATCGAATATTGGTCATTTGGCGGCTGCTTCGGGAATTGCATCGGTGATGAAAGCCATTCTGTCACTCAAGCATCAAAAACTCGTCAGTACCCTTCATTTTGATGATCCCAATCCGTTTATCGACTTTGTAGGTTCTCCAATCTATATGGTCAATAAGCTTCAGGAGTGGACGCGGGTGCAGGAGGATATTCCGCTGCGGGCAGGCATCAGTTCTTTCGGCTTCAGCGGGACGAATCTCCACCTCGTGCTTGAGGAAGCTCCGGTCAGTACACCACAGGCTGAAGCAAGCCGTCCGTTTCATATCTTTACGGTTTCAGCCAAGGAGAAGGCGGTCCTTTTCGAGTGGGTGTCCCAATATCTGCATCATATGCAGCGCGCCGGAGATGTGGAGCTGGCGGACCTGTGTTACACCGCTGCGACAGGAAGAGGGCATTATGCGTACCGGCTCGCTCTAATCGTCAGGGATATGCAGGAATTACAAGAAAAACTGCATCGCCTCATAAGTGGGCATCCCCGATCCGGGCAATCAGCCGACGGAATCTATTACGGTGAATTCAAAATCGTTCCGGAAAGCAAAAAGGATAAAAGCACCGGGGAGACAACCGAGCCGGCCCTGAATCTATTGCATGAACAGGCACGTACAATGCTGGCGGCTTATTCCGGGCAAGATATTCAGGCGATTTCGGAAATATGCAGCCTGTATGTTCAAGGAGCCGAGATCAATTGGGAAGTTTGTTACCAGCCGGGCAGGCACCGGCGGATTCCACTCCCTGTCTATCCGTTCCAAAAGACAAGCTTTTGGCCGCAGGCGGACAAGCCCCCGGGAAGCCGAGGGCTTCAATCTCCGCCAAGCGAAACCTTGCCTGGGCGCAAGATACTGGAAACCTACCAGCAATCGGTCTATGAAGTTGAGCTGCGTGTAGAAGAGCAGTGGCTGCTGCGGGAACATCTGATGATGGGATTCCATATCGTTCCGGCGGCGGGGCTGATTGAATGGGCCCGCCAGACAGGCTGCAGCCATGTTGGAAACCTTGCGTTCAACCTGCAGGATTTCCGTTTTATTAACCCTTTGATTGTCGGTGAAAGCGAAGGGCATCTAGTCCATACGCGGGTAGAGCAACAGGACAGCCAGTTCCGGCTGCAAATCGCCAATCGGGCCGCCCTGGGCAACGAGGGGAGCCCTAATGAGTGGAACCTGAATGCCGAAGGGCGGATCGTACCTTTCCAGAATATTGGGGTTGCCAGAGTAGATATGGAGCTGCTTCTGAAAAATAGCGGGTGGGAGCCAGTCGAGCCGGACTTTGGCAGCATTGCGGGCAGCACTGCCTTTGGTCCGCGCTGGAACAACATTCGGCAATTGTCCCAGAGCAAGGATCGTGTGCTTGTCCACGTGCAGTTGGGAGAACGCTATGCGGAGGATTTTTCGGCATACGGTTATCACCCGGCTCTGCTCGATACGGGATTGAATGCAGCCACGATGTTTATTTTACGTGATTTGTATCTGCCGTTTTCCTTCAAGAAATTTACGTTCTATGATAACATGCCTGCTTCCTTTTACAGCTGCTTGTGCAAAAGAGAAGCCGGGGGAGACAACAAGGAGACAATCTCTTACGATATCAGGCTGATTGATGAGCAAGGGAACGTGTTCGCGGAAGTAGAGAACTACACCTTGAAAAAAGTGTCCGCAGCAATGGTCACGAAGGACCTCTTCCATCAGCTCCATTGGGTGAAGGAGTCCCGGCAGTCAGCAGGAAGAAACATAACGGACGGCGCTGTCCTGCTGTTTGGAGACGAAAGAGGACGATCCGGCGAATTGGTCCGGCTGCTTGCGGCAAGAGGCGCAGAGGTGATTCGGGTCCATCACGGTGAGAAGTATAGGCAAGAACAGGAATCCTGCTACACGGTAGGCAATGAGGAAGCGGATTATCAACGCTTGTTCGCTG
This genomic window contains:
- a CDS encoding type I polyketide synthase, with the translated sequence MNNKPLFNQIQLDLEEELPLSCESAESEEALRKDIAVIGLAGKMPDAHNAREYWTNIVLGKDSIRQIPLSRKQDYEAVMSALLKKDCQKDPAEYAESGYLDRVDGFDCEYFSISPKEAKLMDPNQRLFLQCCIEAMEDAGYGKGRLGGTSTGVFVGYSSDFGGEYKHLLSGDSAELADLAMTGNIKSIIPARLAYWLDVHGPSLLVDTACSSSLVAVHLACQSIRRGECGMAFAGGVKVQLQPFDKSSTGIGIVSSGFRTRTFDRDADGTGLGEGAGAVLLKDAKQAIQDGDHIYALIKGSAVNQDGQSIGITAPNSKAQEELIIRAWKDADVHPETISLIEAHGTATRLGDPVEIDGITRAFDRYTRKKQFCAIGSIKTNIGHLDHAAGIAGLLKCILALKHETLPPMIHFQSPNPAVHFHDSPVYVNDTVRSWESGEHPRRCGINSFGLSGTNCHMILEQYQEPAAAERAGRRSADRWNMMTLSAKNSDVLRRLVSEYHQFINQSETIDLDNLCYTANTGRDHHVHKAAIVFRDRMDLLEKLQSLKQAGIEKSTMEHVYMQQGLEQASNIPVSRPDVQEIVQEIRAAVDQQRASLFQQLAQLYVQGEVIPWQSLYADGCYQLISLPAYPFQETRCWIEPKTYMTKMGSLVGQCLVRSNGVEVYEARFSCDTHWVVAEHQIVDHYVLPGTAYLEIAAQVLKQTAPGQGGLMMENFMFLQPLQLKEHEKKSVHIVLTRQKSGVDVMITSQSGEQPDEWVIHCKGKVSILHGEKPKRRVALPDILKESKRQSVAGYKPGAEAPVQTGPHWECMKEIYVEPDRIIAYFELPAPFAAEVHAYTLHPSLLDCAVNIPISQIRDGLFLPFTYKRIKIFDKMPDRVYSMLHMKNNQTAELQETVSFDIVLFDEAGDVFAEMEEYSLKRVHIEASASAPVLPGGLFHRLEWERTPLREREQAEGSMPFTLVFAGQDPLSRKLLDALQERNMPFISVIMGECFSKLDDYHYSISGSQQDFDRLCGDIQTRGVQRMLHCFSWSHDPLRSGSHVEQEMNKGLFSLFYLTKSLVAHNIREKIELVLMADLGVQVTRNEPWLNPMHSAFYHLGKVVSSEYAHLRCRCIDLDPETEVTALLAELDNPPDHYVAAYRQGERYVQRMRELPLSNPLSKDLMLSGSGCYLITGGTGGLGITTASHLANKKPVNLVLVSRSGFPGESEWEEILEEGEQHEVIRRIKILQQIKESGSTYTFYRADISSRTELEHVLQDVRNRFGGINGVIHAAGVAGDQFLFNREEQRFREVVQSKIAGSLYLAELITEPLEFFVCYSSVSSLEGTPGQGDYVAANGFLDSFVYSLPANQNGITLNWAPWKEIGMAYDYGMSSQELIFNLLPTHVAVSAFDAALASGEKQVVIGTINKENVVKNFRSSFFVEGNNLLMNYVEPQLVVQASPSAQASAGLAEGRTHDRSAQAIKELIRQLWVTLLESESIGPDDSFTSIGGNSIFAVYLLQELEKAFPGMLGISDIFTYPTINKMAEYVYSRMEQDQPASSAEANPSQEEEDYNLDQILHRLANGELDIDEVERLLGEDE
- a CDS encoding SDR family oxidoreductase produces the protein MKETKKYIYQQIKDQELSVEKSKVILKEIKQAGVKKHKDIAIIGMAGRFPGASNLDEYWNNLLHEVDCIGDFPESRQKGVEGFIQKNALGPLQKITYEKGGYLEQIDQFDSEYFKISNKEAEMMDPIQRLLLTAVMESVEDAGYGGRRIVSSRTGVFIGRDHTVGNMYTHLLDQTDELALTGSYTGILSSRISYFLDLRGPSIVLDSACSSGLLAIHDACQAIRNNECDMAIAGGVCLVFFPVKNPAFGLVESKLHLLKPFDKQADGTLWGEGIGSLLLKPLDKAIEDRDHIHAVIKGSAVNNDGRSNGLTAPNALAQEDLFTKAWTNAEIAPETIGFYEAHGTGTVLGDPIEVQSLSNAFRKYTSKKQFCGIGSVKSNIGHLAAASGIASVMKAILSLKHQKLVSTLHFDDPNPFIDFVGSPIYMVNKLQEWTRVQEDIPLRAGISSFGFSGTNLHLVLEEAPVSTPQAEASRPFHIFTVSAKEKAVLFEWVSQYLHHMQRAGDVELADLCYTAATGRGHYAYRLALIVRDMQELQEKLHRLISGHPRSGQSADGIYYGEFKIVPESKKDKSTGETTEPALNLLHEQARTMLAAYSGQDIQAISEICSLYVQGAEINWEVCYQPGRHRRIPLPVYPFQKTSFWPQADKPPGSRGLQSPPSETLPGRKILETYQQSVYEVELRVEEQWLLREHLMMGFHIVPAAGLIEWARQTGCSHVGNLAFNLQDFRFINPLIVGESEGHLVHTRVEQQDSQFRLQIANRAALGNEGSPNEWNLNAEGRIVPFQNIGVARVDMELLLKNSGWEPVEPDFGSIAGSTAFGPRWNNIRQLSQSKDRVLVHVQLGERYAEDFSAYGYHPALLDTGLNAATMFILRDLYLPFSFKKFTFYDNMPASFYSCLCKREAGGDNKETISYDIRLIDEQGNVFAEVENYTLKKVSAAMVTKDLFHQLHWVKESRQSAGRNITDGAVLLFGDERGRSGELVRLLAARGAEVIRVHHGEKYRQEQESCYTVGNEEADYQRLFADLQDRKVSRIIHSYALDAGGEAAGLCNLQALQALQAKSIQSLFYIVKSLVQAKYKQEIELVLLGKYGFEITGHEEELEPCQTAFFNLGKTAAAEYPNMRCRSIDLDNQTALAAILEEIEDGQAVYQVAYRGNERYVQEFGRYTGEPVQSGQPPELQEDGLYVITGGTGGIGLEIARYLSSQNKICLGLLSRGGLSLPDSKEDTGRNKTDGMRSRQLRILEEIEHSGSRVMVCPCDVTDEEELAGALHRLRETFGPVKGVIHAAGLAGSGFLFTKTWADFSRVTKPKIEGAYLLHSLIEEPLDFFMLFSSVAALEGSPGQGDYIVGNGYLDGFAPYLRRQGIRGITLNWAAWEEIGMAADYGAATGSSICKPLKTHEALAAFGQALAMDCSQVLIGSLHLDRLAAVQESSFLRIEDALIRRLGDPKQTVHDTFPFTITGRADGNYDDIEQAISRIWAETMHLPSVNIYSSFLDIGGDSLIATQLLRKLEIEFPGILDLPDLFTYSSVAELCGYIKQQRDRQQVKTAESAADPNPSSGDSLDVQLQSIMDKLTSDEQTVEDLVELLSQRRNRIDE